In Horticoccus luteus, the following proteins share a genomic window:
- a CDS encoding type IV pilus twitching motility protein PilT, translating to MNNEILWLVRLGLDQNLFTRSQAQTVRTALGDRCELMDYAQKLIDDAIVDDVETLEKLAGLAQMKGQKSAPADDPFDDAELDSASAAHRPADTPPPAKSSPTAPHPSFPFSTLATLDPAALAAGLRGLLQATARYGASDLHLSTGSRPFLRKNRRFSFLGDYSLTADDALRLNTALLSEGQKRTFLARQDYDYALAITATDRYRVNLMFHKDGVAGAYRMVPEKIRTLPELGFSAHLPTLHKLLSYHNGLILITGPVGSGKTTTLASMVAYLNETRTDHIITVEDPIEVVQPAKGCNVTQREVGPHTQSFFTALKGALREDPDVIVIGELRDLETIEMAITASETGHLVIATMHTSDAATTLTRLLDVFPPSQQTQIRASVAESLRGIVCQRLLPTPEGALVLACEILVSNVAIQSLIKEGKSTGLRNTMETGVKDGMCLMDNVVFSLYNDRQISAETALANLNNRVLRNKIT from the coding sequence ATGAATAACGAGATTCTCTGGCTCGTCCGCCTCGGCCTTGACCAAAACCTGTTTACGCGGAGCCAGGCGCAGACCGTGCGCACCGCGTTGGGCGATCGCTGCGAACTGATGGACTACGCCCAAAAACTCATCGACGACGCGATCGTCGACGACGTGGAAACGCTCGAAAAACTCGCCGGCCTCGCCCAGATGAAGGGCCAGAAGTCCGCGCCCGCCGACGATCCCTTCGACGACGCCGAACTCGACTCCGCCTCCGCCGCTCACCGCCCGGCGGACACTCCGCCTCCTGCGAAAAGTTCGCCCACCGCGCCGCATCCGTCGTTTCCTTTCTCCACCCTCGCCACGCTCGACCCCGCCGCGCTCGCCGCGGGCCTGCGCGGTCTCCTGCAGGCCACCGCGCGGTATGGCGCGAGCGATCTGCACCTCAGCACGGGCTCGCGGCCGTTCCTGCGCAAAAATCGCCGGTTCAGTTTCCTCGGCGACTATTCCCTCACCGCCGACGATGCCCTGCGGCTCAACACCGCCCTCCTGTCTGAAGGGCAAAAGAGAACCTTTCTCGCACGCCAAGACTACGACTACGCCCTCGCGATCACCGCGACCGACCGCTACCGCGTCAACCTCATGTTCCATAAGGACGGCGTCGCGGGCGCCTACCGCATGGTGCCGGAAAAAATCCGCACGTTGCCCGAACTCGGCTTCTCCGCCCACCTCCCGACCCTGCACAAGCTGCTGTCCTACCACAACGGCCTCATCCTCATCACCGGGCCCGTCGGCTCCGGCAAGACGACGACCCTCGCCTCAATGGTCGCCTACCTCAACGAGACGCGCACCGACCACATCATCACGGTGGAAGATCCCATCGAGGTCGTGCAACCCGCCAAAGGTTGCAACGTCACGCAGCGCGAGGTCGGCCCGCACACCCAATCATTCTTCACCGCACTCAAGGGCGCCCTCCGCGAAGATCCCGACGTCATCGTGATCGGCGAGTTGCGCGACCTCGAAACCATCGAGATGGCCATCACCGCCTCCGAAACCGGGCATCTCGTGATCGCCACCATGCACACGAGCGATGCCGCCACCACACTCACCCGCCTCCTCGACGTTTTCCCCCCCTCCCAGCAAACCCAGATTCGCGCCAGCGTGGCCGAAAGTTTGCGCGGCATCGTCTGCCAGCGCCTGCTCCCCACCCCCGAAGGCGCGCTCGTGCTCGCCTGCGAAATCCTCGTCAGCAACGTCGCGATTCAAAGCCTCATCAAAGAAGGCAAAAGCACCGGTCTGCGCAATACGATGGAGACCGGTGTGAAGGATGGGATGTGCCTGATGGATAATGTTGTTTTCAGCCTCTATAACGACCGCCAGATCTCCGCCGAGACCGCCCTCGCCAACCTCAACAACCGCGTGCTCCGCAATAAAATCACCTGA
- a CDS encoding cbb3-type cytochrome c oxidase subunit II, translated as MKIFDNHRVLFGMVAGMFILLTLPVAIIPALENQKNFAPLPNSRALTAEEQAGKNLYIANGCVACHTQQVRNVRMDEPWGSRPSIAADYARIHRTDLWRNTATLMGSERTGPDLTDIGNRQPSDTWQLMHLYNPRSVVDASIMPAYPWLFEEKAAAGPGDLSVPVPDAFKPRPGVTIVARPEARQLVAYLLSLKQTPLPTGERAPQFLYAATPAVANAVAAGQGAEAAGPAKLDGAALYASNCQACHQPNGEGLKGAFPPLKGSSVVLDDSPEKMIGIIMKGYTARESEGYPAMPAIGVLNKLTAPQIQAIINHERTSWGNQAREVPLEEVEAILKKLTP; from the coding sequence ATGAAGATTTTCGACAACCATCGCGTCCTCTTCGGCATGGTGGCCGGGATGTTCATTTTGCTCACGCTGCCGGTGGCCATTATTCCGGCGCTGGAGAATCAGAAGAATTTCGCCCCGTTGCCGAACAGCCGCGCGCTGACGGCCGAGGAACAGGCCGGAAAGAATCTCTACATCGCGAATGGCTGCGTGGCGTGCCACACGCAGCAGGTGCGGAACGTCCGCATGGATGAGCCGTGGGGATCGCGTCCGAGCATCGCGGCTGACTACGCGCGCATTCATCGCACGGATCTTTGGCGCAACACCGCGACGCTGATGGGCAGTGAACGCACGGGCCCTGATTTGACCGACATCGGCAACCGGCAACCGAGCGACACGTGGCAGTTGATGCATCTCTACAACCCGCGCTCGGTGGTCGATGCATCGATCATGCCGGCCTATCCGTGGTTGTTCGAAGAGAAGGCCGCCGCCGGACCCGGCGACTTGTCGGTGCCGGTGCCGGATGCTTTCAAACCGCGACCGGGTGTGACCATCGTGGCGCGGCCGGAAGCGCGGCAGTTGGTGGCGTATTTGCTTTCGCTGAAACAGACGCCGTTGCCGACGGGCGAACGTGCGCCGCAATTCCTCTACGCCGCCACGCCGGCCGTGGCCAACGCGGTGGCGGCGGGTCAGGGCGCGGAGGCCGCGGGCCCGGCGAAACTTGATGGCGCGGCGCTTTACGCCAGCAATTGCCAGGCGTGCCACCAACCGAACGGCGAAGGGTTGAAGGGGGCGTTTCCTCCGCTGAAAGGGAGCTCCGTGGTGCTGGATGATAGTCCGGAAAAAATGATCGGCATCATCATGAAAGGTTACACGGCGCGCGAGAGTGAGGGTTATCCGGCGATGCCCGCGATCGGCGTTCTTAACAAGCTCACCGCGCCGCAGATCCAGGCGATCATCAATCATGAACGCACGAGCTGGGGCAATCAGGCGCGCGAAGTTCCGCTGGAGGAAGTCGAGGCCATCCTCAAGAAGCTGACGCCATGA
- a CDS encoding cbb3-type cytochrome c oxidase subunit I, whose amino-acid sequence MSPVHAALLAQAAVDRSTIWSAPGVLITLVLILLPLLVAGWLFLLRLGAPRAAAQSTDEANDSRGPEGVIHHVDQTGAMRVLPAKRKAMKRQPVEPAFARLILWFIGTSVFWLLFGTTVGEYLGIKFVSPDVDHVSWLSFGRLRPVHTNAVFWGWCSLAMVGLSYYVVARVSNVRLASLRAGWWTLGLINAAVTLGSLCLMAGINNGGGEYREYIWPVMALFGVGIIITLINCWVTIARRTTQEIYISNWYIIAAMMFVIIISIVAYLPFWQNGLGETITQGYYMHQGVGMWFMMLLLGLTYYFLPQQLNTPIYSYSLGVLAFWTQIFFYTMIGTHHFIFSPIPWWLQTVAIVCSGGMILPVAAGTANFLLTFKGSFRKVASSYTLPFFLVGVVFYFTGSMQGTAEAFRSTNLIWHFTDFTVAHSHLTMYGIITFLLWGCIYAVVPRLTGREPPQASVGAHFWMALVGLLLYTVPLMLGGTLRGLSWLEGKPFIDSVVLMAPYWLWRAIGGTLMWASHIIFAFNVYKMISGRDKSGSFAEMEGAQS is encoded by the coding sequence ATGTCACCCGTCCACGCCGCTCTCCTCGCGCAAGCTGCCGTCGATCGATCCACGATCTGGAGCGCGCCGGGGGTTCTTATCACGCTCGTTCTGATCCTGTTGCCGCTGCTGGTGGCGGGATGGTTGTTCCTGCTGCGCCTCGGCGCGCCGCGCGCGGCGGCGCAGTCCACCGACGAGGCGAACGACAGCCGGGGACCGGAAGGGGTGATCCACCATGTCGACCAGACGGGCGCGATGCGCGTGCTGCCCGCCAAGCGCAAAGCGATGAAGCGGCAGCCGGTGGAGCCGGCGTTTGCGCGGTTGATTCTGTGGTTCATCGGCACCTCGGTCTTCTGGCTGCTGTTTGGCACCACGGTCGGCGAGTATCTCGGCATCAAGTTCGTGTCGCCCGACGTGGATCACGTGAGCTGGCTGAGTTTCGGCCGGCTGCGGCCGGTGCACACCAACGCGGTGTTTTGGGGTTGGTGCTCCCTCGCGATGGTCGGCTTGAGCTACTACGTGGTGGCGCGCGTGAGCAACGTGCGGCTCGCCAGCCTGCGCGCCGGTTGGTGGACGTTGGGTCTCATCAATGCCGCCGTGACGCTGGGCAGCCTCTGCCTGATGGCGGGCATCAACAACGGCGGGGGAGAATATCGCGAATACATCTGGCCGGTGATGGCGCTGTTTGGCGTGGGCATCATCATCACCTTGATCAACTGCTGGGTGACGATTGCGCGCCGCACCACGCAAGAGATTTATATTTCCAACTGGTATATCATAGCGGCGATGATGTTCGTGATCATCATCTCCATTGTCGCCTATCTGCCGTTCTGGCAAAACGGCTTGGGCGAGACGATCACGCAGGGCTACTACATGCACCAAGGTGTCGGCATGTGGTTTATGATGCTGTTGCTGGGCCTGACCTACTACTTCCTGCCGCAGCAGCTCAACACGCCGATCTATTCCTACAGCCTGGGCGTGCTGGCGTTCTGGACGCAGATTTTCTTCTACACGATGATTGGCACGCACCATTTCATCTTCAGCCCGATTCCGTGGTGGCTGCAAACGGTGGCGATCGTCTGCAGCGGTGGCATGATTCTGCCCGTGGCGGCCGGCACCGCGAACTTTCTGCTCACGTTCAAGGGCAGCTTCCGCAAGGTGGCGAGCAGCTACACGCTGCCGTTCTTCCTCGTGGGCGTGGTCTTCTATTTCACGGGATCGATGCAGGGCACGGCGGAGGCGTTTCGTTCCACGAACCTGATCTGGCACTTCACGGACTTCACCGTGGCGCATTCCCACCTCACGATGTATGGCATCATCACGTTTCTGCTGTGGGGCTGCATCTACGCGGTCGTGCCACGATTGACGGGCCGCGAGCCGCCGCAGGCTTCCGTGGGCGCGCACTTCTGGATGGCGCTCGTCGGGCTGCTTTTATATACGGTGCCCTTGATGCTGGGCGGCACCCTGAGGGGGCTGTCCTGGCTGGAAGGCAAGCCGTTCATCGACAGCGTGGTGCTCATGGCGCCTTATTGGCTGTGGCGCGCGATCGGCGGCACTTTGATGTGGGCGTCGCACATTATATTTGCCTTCAACGTGTATAAAATGATTTCGGGCCGGGATAAATCGGGCTCGTTCGCGGAGATGGAAGGAGCGCAGTCATGA
- a CDS encoding type IV pilus twitching motility protein PilT, with protein sequence MAALDHLLTAMLAQGGSDLHLTIGLPPKIRASGALVPLNDIILEPPAMEALLKEICPAKRWEEFLERKDLDLAHEIPGVARFRANFLYNHWGQAAVFRQIPAKILSFDELKLPAALKKLCHLNEGLVVVTGPTGSGKSTTLAAMIDYINTNLCKHIITIEDPIEFVHPVKKSVIVHREVGEHTESFGAALKGAMRHDPDILLLGEMREMETIKLALGCASMGMLVFGTLHTNNAAKTVDRIINTFPGDEQNQVRVMLASCLSGVVAQLLCKRIPTGRCAVHEILLTHEALPNTIRSGQIANIKAIIESAGNDGMITMDNSLMARVKDGTIEPKEAYMKSANKALFAPLLKPGELDGAH encoded by the coding sequence ATGGCCGCCCTCGACCATCTCCTCACCGCCATGCTCGCGCAGGGCGGATCCGACCTGCACCTCACCATCGGCCTGCCGCCCAAAATCCGCGCCTCCGGTGCCCTCGTGCCGCTCAACGACATCATCCTCGAGCCGCCCGCGATGGAGGCCCTCCTCAAGGAAATCTGCCCCGCCAAACGCTGGGAAGAGTTTCTCGAACGCAAAGACCTCGACCTCGCCCACGAAATCCCCGGCGTCGCCCGCTTCCGTGCCAACTTCCTCTACAACCACTGGGGCCAGGCCGCCGTTTTTCGCCAGATACCCGCCAAAATTCTCTCGTTCGACGAACTCAAGCTGCCCGCCGCGCTGAAAAAACTCTGCCACCTCAACGAGGGCCTCGTCGTCGTCACCGGGCCCACCGGCTCCGGCAAATCCACGACACTCGCGGCGATGATCGACTATATTAACACGAACCTCTGCAAACACATCATCACGATCGAGGATCCGATCGAGTTCGTGCATCCGGTTAAAAAATCCGTCATCGTCCATCGCGAAGTCGGCGAGCACACCGAATCCTTCGGCGCCGCCCTCAAAGGCGCGATGCGCCACGACCCCGACATCCTCCTCCTCGGCGAGATGCGCGAAATGGAAACGATCAAGCTCGCGCTCGGCTGCGCCTCGATGGGCATGCTCGTCTTCGGCACGCTTCACACCAACAACGCCGCCAAGACCGTCGACCGCATCATCAACACCTTTCCCGGCGACGAGCAGAACCAGGTGCGCGTCATGCTCGCGAGCTGCCTCTCCGGCGTGGTCGCCCAGCTCCTCTGCAAACGCATTCCCACGGGCCGCTGCGCCGTCCACGAGATTTTGCTCACGCATGAGGCGCTGCCCAACACCATCCGCAGCGGCCAGATCGCCAATATCAAAGCCATCATCGAAAGCGCGGGCAACGACGGCATGATTACCATGGACAACAGCCTCATGGCCCGCGTCAAGGATGGCACCATCGAGCCCAAGGAGGCCTATATGAAAAGCGCCAACAAAGCCCTCTTCGCCCCGCTCCTCAAACCCGGCGAGCTCGACGGCGCCCACTGA
- the hpf gene encoding ribosome hibernation-promoting factor, HPF/YfiA family codes for MKPSADPATLASKIIVRGLHLDLTEALHNAALSKAERLLRHEERIIRIRIDLDHDKTRSAGTHFIARGSMEISGPDIFASAESDDAYKSLDLLVEKLDRMLRKRAADSKGKRNHPHDVDLGAPLPKTSAAESDAG; via the coding sequence ATGAAACCCTCCGCTGATCCCGCCACCCTCGCCTCCAAGATCATCGTTCGCGGCCTCCACCTCGACCTCACCGAGGCCCTTCACAACGCGGCCCTCAGCAAAGCCGAACGCCTTCTCCGCCACGAAGAACGCATCATCCGCATCCGCATCGATCTCGACCACGACAAGACCCGCAGCGCCGGCACCCACTTCATCGCCCGCGGCTCCATGGAAATCAGCGGCCCCGACATCTTCGCCAGCGCCGAGAGCGACGATGCCTACAAGTCCCTCGACCTCCTCGTCGAAAAACTCGACCGCATGCTCCGCAAACGCGCCGCCGATTCGAAGGGCAAACGCAATCACCCGCACGATGTCGACCTCGGCGCTCCCCTCCCCAAAACCTCCGCCGCGGAGAGCGACGCCGGCTGA
- a CDS encoding Tex family protein — protein sequence MATPDPAHVLRLAAELHLQVHQVAATAQLLADAATVPFIARYRKEATGELDEVQVAAIRDRLEQLRATDERRATILASLKERNLLTAALEQALAAADTLTALEDIYLPFRPKKRTRATIAKEKGLEPLADLLFAQDPATDPLAAAQPYAGRAYVPDDGKNQPAQIASTDEALAGARDILAERISDDKDARARLRALYQRDAELSSKVLPGKETEAAKYKDYFEWREPLAKAPSHRVLAIRRGEKELFLMMRVTLPDETLALAELEPLFLKNASSAPVGGVPSPRSSPAAPYSCADHVRLAVQDSCKRLLAPAMETEMRLDAKKRADEAAIRVFTANVRELLLAAPLGQRAVLAIDPGFRTGCKVVLLDRQGKLLHNDVVFPDRHPDEAREKLLGFIQHFHVESVAIGNGTAGRETETFVRTLGLPPAIPIVMVNESGASIYSASDVAREEFPDHDLTVRGAVSIGRRLMDPLAELVKLDPKSIGVGQYQHDVDQLALKRSLDDTVVSSVNAVGVELNTASKQLLSYVSGLNAATAAAIVARRNEKGPFASRAELRDVPRLGPKAFEQAAGFLRIRDAAHPLDASAVHPERYALVEQMAADLGATVADLMRDAKLRAQLDLTRYVTADVGLPTLTDIVAELAKPGRDPRERFETFSFAAGVNRPEDLTPGQRLPGLVTNVTDFGAFVDIGVHQDGLVHVSQLADTFVKDPATIVKPGQRVNVTVVEIDLARKRIALSMRSKVDLAPRAPRVGGAAAPRATSGAARGGPSAARPASPAAPRPPQSLNADWFSAALNKKP from the coding sequence ATGGCCACCCCCGATCCCGCCCACGTCCTCCGCCTCGCCGCCGAGCTCCACCTGCAAGTCCACCAAGTCGCCGCGACCGCCCAGCTCCTCGCCGACGCCGCCACCGTGCCGTTCATCGCGCGCTACCGCAAGGAAGCCACCGGCGAACTCGATGAAGTGCAGGTCGCCGCGATCCGCGACCGCCTCGAACAACTCCGCGCCACCGACGAACGCCGCGCCACCATCCTCGCCTCGCTCAAAGAGCGCAACCTGCTCACCGCCGCGCTCGAACAAGCTCTCGCCGCCGCCGACACGCTCACCGCCCTCGAAGATATTTATCTCCCCTTCCGCCCCAAGAAACGCACGCGCGCCACCATCGCCAAAGAAAAAGGCCTCGAGCCGCTCGCCGACCTGCTCTTCGCGCAAGATCCCGCCACCGATCCCCTCGCCGCCGCGCAGCCTTACGCCGGCCGCGCTTACGTGCCCGACGACGGCAAAAACCAACCCGCCCAGATCGCGTCCACCGACGAAGCCCTCGCCGGCGCGCGCGACATCCTCGCCGAGCGCATCAGCGACGACAAAGACGCCCGCGCCCGCCTGCGCGCTCTTTACCAACGCGACGCCGAGCTCAGCTCCAAAGTGCTCCCCGGCAAGGAAACCGAAGCCGCGAAATACAAAGACTACTTCGAGTGGCGCGAACCTCTCGCCAAAGCCCCCAGCCACCGCGTCCTCGCAATTCGTCGCGGCGAAAAAGAACTGTTCCTGATGATGCGCGTCACCCTCCCCGACGAAACCCTCGCCCTCGCCGAACTCGAACCCCTCTTCCTCAAAAACGCCTCCTCCGCCCCTGTCGGCGGTGTGCCCTCACCCCGCTCCTCCCCGGCCGCTCCCTACTCTTGCGCCGATCACGTCCGCCTTGCCGTGCAAGACTCGTGCAAACGCCTCCTCGCTCCCGCGATGGAAACCGAGATGCGCCTCGACGCCAAGAAACGCGCCGACGAAGCCGCCATCCGCGTCTTCACCGCCAACGTCCGCGAACTCCTTCTCGCCGCCCCCCTCGGCCAGCGCGCCGTCCTCGCCATCGATCCCGGCTTTCGCACCGGCTGCAAAGTCGTCCTCCTCGATCGCCAGGGCAAACTCCTCCACAACGACGTCGTCTTCCCCGACCGCCACCCCGACGAAGCCCGTGAAAAACTCCTCGGCTTCATCCAACATTTCCACGTCGAGTCCGTCGCCATCGGCAACGGCACCGCCGGCCGCGAAACCGAAACCTTCGTCCGCACCCTCGGCCTCCCACCCGCGATTCCCATCGTGATGGTCAACGAATCCGGCGCCTCCATCTACTCCGCCAGCGACGTCGCCCGCGAAGAATTTCCCGACCACGACCTCACCGTGCGCGGCGCCGTCTCCATCGGCCGCCGCCTCATGGATCCCCTCGCCGAACTCGTGAAACTCGACCCCAAATCCATCGGCGTCGGCCAGTATCAACACGACGTCGACCAACTCGCCCTCAAGCGCTCGCTCGACGACACCGTCGTCAGCTCCGTCAACGCCGTCGGCGTCGAACTCAACACCGCCTCGAAACAACTTCTCAGCTACGTCTCCGGCCTCAACGCCGCCACCGCCGCCGCGATCGTCGCGCGCCGCAACGAGAAAGGCCCGTTCGCCTCCCGCGCCGAACTGCGCGACGTCCCCCGCCTCGGCCCCAAAGCCTTCGAGCAAGCCGCCGGTTTTCTCCGCATCCGCGATGCCGCGCACCCCCTCGATGCGAGCGCCGTTCACCCCGAACGTTACGCCCTCGTCGAACAAATGGCCGCCGATCTCGGCGCCACCGTCGCCGACCTCATGCGCGACGCCAAACTCCGCGCGCAACTCGACCTCACGCGCTACGTCACCGCCGACGTCGGCCTGCCCACGCTCACCGACATCGTCGCCGAACTCGCCAAACCCGGTCGCGATCCCCGCGAGCGTTTCGAAACGTTCTCCTTCGCCGCCGGCGTCAATCGCCCCGAAGATCTCACGCCCGGCCAGCGTCTTCCCGGCCTCGTCACCAACGTCACCGACTTCGGCGCGTTCGTCGACATCGGCGTGCATCAAGACGGCCTCGTCCACGTCAGCCAGCTCGCCGACACCTTCGTGAAAGACCCCGCGACCATCGTGAAACCCGGCCAGCGCGTGAACGTGACCGTCGTGGAAATCGACCTCGCGCGGAAACGCATCGCGCTCTCGATGCGCTCCAAAGTCGACCTCGCTCCCCGTGCGCCTCGTGTCGGCGGAGCGGCCGCTCCGCGAGCGACCTCTGGCGCCGCACGCGGTGGTCCATCCGCCGCGCGCCCCGCCTCCCCCGCCGCTCCCCGCCCGCCCCAATCGCTCAACGCCGACTGGTTCTCCGCCGCCCTCAACAAAAAACCCTGA
- the cax gene encoding calcium/proton exchanger, with product MSRFLRPSLNWLLVFLPVAFALRYVPGWRHETALFFASGLAIVPLAGWMGSATEQLSHRLGQGIGGLLNASFGNAAELIIALMALHAGLIDVVKASITGSIIGNLLLVLGASVFAGGLRHKSQQFNKTAVRASCTALILAASALIIPSVFHHTADRHPGGWTPAAEQNLSLAIACVLLATYVALLIFSLGTHRQLYTGHTGAAPENATADGEAPWTIRRSVIVLIIATSAVAWVSEFLVGAVEAARHSLGVTETFVGIIIVALVGNAAEHSTAVTMALKNKMDLALGIAIGSSLQIALFVAPVLVFCSYFFLHPLNLEFTLPEIAAVVIAAFAATQISGDGESNWLEGVQLLALYAIFGLLFFFLPAAT from the coding sequence ATGTCTCGCTTCCTCCGTCCGTCGCTCAACTGGTTGCTCGTCTTCCTCCCCGTCGCGTTTGCCCTGCGCTACGTTCCCGGCTGGCGCCACGAGACCGCCCTCTTCTTCGCGTCCGGCCTCGCCATCGTCCCGCTCGCCGGGTGGATGGGCTCCGCCACCGAGCAACTCTCGCATCGTCTCGGCCAGGGCATCGGCGGCCTCCTCAACGCCTCCTTCGGCAACGCCGCCGAGCTCATCATCGCCTTGATGGCGCTCCACGCCGGCCTGATCGACGTCGTCAAGGCCTCCATCACCGGCTCCATCATTGGCAACCTCCTCCTCGTGCTCGGCGCCTCCGTGTTCGCCGGCGGCCTCCGCCACAAAAGCCAGCAGTTCAACAAAACCGCGGTCCGCGCTTCCTGCACCGCGCTCATTCTCGCCGCCAGCGCACTCATCATCCCGTCCGTTTTCCACCACACCGCCGATCGGCATCCCGGCGGATGGACGCCCGCCGCGGAGCAAAATCTCTCCCTCGCCATCGCCTGCGTGCTCCTCGCGACCTACGTCGCACTCCTCATCTTTTCGCTCGGCACCCACCGGCAGCTCTACACCGGCCACACCGGCGCCGCCCCGGAAAACGCGACCGCCGACGGCGAAGCCCCGTGGACCATCCGGCGCTCCGTCATCGTCCTCATCATCGCCACCAGCGCCGTCGCCTGGGTGTCGGAATTCCTCGTCGGGGCCGTCGAAGCCGCGCGCCACTCCCTCGGTGTCACCGAAACGTTTGTCGGCATCATCATCGTCGCCCTCGTCGGCAACGCCGCCGAACACTCCACCGCCGTCACCATGGCGTTGAAAAACAAAATGGACCTCGCGCTCGGCATCGCGATCGGCTCCAGCCTGCAAATCGCGCTCTTCGTCGCGCCGGTGCTCGTCTTCTGCAGCTACTTCTTTCTGCATCCGCTGAATCTGGAATTCACGCTCCCCGAAATCGCCGCCGTGGTCATCGCCGCGTTTGCCGCCACCCAGATCAGCGGCGACGGCGAAAGCAACTGGCTCGAAGGCGTGCAACTCCTCGCCCTCTACGCCATCTTCGGCCTGCTCTTTTTCTTTCTGCCCGCCGCGACGTAG
- a CDS encoding O-acetylhomoserine aminocarboxypropyltransferase/cysteine synthase family protein: MKLQGLGTKALHAGQSPDPTTGSRAVPIYQTTSYVFRDTEHAANLFALKELGNIYTRIMNPTTDVLEQRVAALEGGSGALAHASGQAAITNAILNLAGAGDHIVSVAQLYGGTYNLFHYTLPKLGIKVDFVDALDPDAFRRALKPNTKAFYGEGLGNPALNIFPIEEVAKIAKEAGVPLIIDNTCLSPLLNRPIEWGANVVIHSATKYIGGHGTSIGGIVVDGGNFDWGNGRFPGFTEPDHSYHGLVHWDAFKAFPPTGGTNVAYILKMRLQLLRDTGGCVSPFNAFLLLQGLETLHLRMPRTCENALKTAELLAAHDKVAWVNYPGLKTSANHTAAKKYLSGGFGGLLGFGLKSGYEGGRKFIEDLKLFSHLANIGDSKSLAIHPASTTHSQLSAEEQTATGTSPDYVRLSLGTEDFADLQADLEQALAKA, encoded by the coding sequence ATGAAACTTCAAGGACTCGGAACCAAAGCCCTTCACGCCGGCCAGTCGCCGGACCCCACCACCGGCTCGCGGGCGGTGCCCATCTACCAGACCACGAGCTACGTGTTTCGCGACACCGAGCACGCCGCCAACCTTTTTGCCCTGAAGGAACTCGGCAACATCTACACCCGGATCATGAATCCGACGACCGATGTGTTGGAGCAACGCGTCGCCGCCCTCGAAGGCGGATCCGGCGCCCTCGCCCACGCTTCCGGTCAGGCCGCCATCACCAACGCCATCCTCAACCTCGCCGGTGCCGGCGATCACATCGTCTCCGTCGCCCAGCTCTACGGCGGCACCTACAACCTGTTTCACTACACCCTCCCCAAACTCGGGATCAAAGTGGACTTCGTTGACGCCCTCGATCCGGACGCCTTCCGCCGCGCGCTCAAGCCCAACACCAAGGCGTTTTACGGCGAAGGCCTCGGCAATCCCGCCCTCAACATTTTCCCCATCGAGGAAGTCGCGAAGATTGCGAAAGAAGCCGGCGTCCCGCTCATCATCGACAACACCTGCCTGAGCCCGCTGCTCAACCGGCCCATCGAATGGGGCGCCAACGTCGTCATCCACTCCGCCACCAAATACATCGGCGGCCACGGCACCTCCATCGGCGGCATCGTCGTCGACGGCGGCAATTTCGACTGGGGCAACGGCCGGTTCCCCGGCTTCACCGAGCCCGATCACAGCTACCACGGCCTCGTCCACTGGGATGCGTTCAAGGCCTTCCCGCCCACGGGCGGCACCAACGTCGCCTATATTCTCAAAATGCGTTTGCAGCTCCTCCGCGACACCGGCGGCTGCGTTTCCCCGTTCAACGCCTTCCTCCTCCTCCAAGGTTTGGAAACGCTCCACCTGCGCATGCCCCGCACGTGCGAAAACGCGCTCAAAACCGCCGAGCTGCTCGCCGCCCACGACAAAGTCGCCTGGGTCAATTACCCCGGCCTCAAAACCAGCGCCAACCACACCGCCGCGAAGAAATACCTCAGCGGCGGCTTCGGCGGCCTCCTCGGGTTTGGCCTCAAAAGCGGCTACGAAGGCGGCCGCAAGTTCATCGAAGACCTCAAGCTGTTCTCCCATCTGGCCAACATCGGCGACTCCAAGTCCCTCGCGATTCACCCCGCGAGCACCACCCACAGCCAGCTCAGCGCCGAAGAGCAAACCGCCACGGGCACGTCGCCCGACTACGTCCGCCTCTCACTCGGCACGGAAGATTTCGCCGACCTCCAGGCCGACCTCGAACAAGCGCTCGCGAAAGCCTGA
- a CDS encoding cytochrome C — protein sequence METKCSIRVLLDDESTPLGEFSSPVTFDLDTRKLSDGPHVLKVLSTDSSGQTGVRLIPFTVRNGPAIDIEGLSANETVDGDVPLMINAYSKGNQKSFIIYGSESPRGIPAWMIILIIFFLGWAVHYLVSYLSMRT from the coding sequence ATGGAGACTAAATGCTCGATCCGCGTGTTGCTCGACGACGAAAGCACTCCCTTGGGGGAGTTTTCGTCGCCCGTCACGTTCGATTTGGACACGCGCAAGCTCAGTGACGGTCCGCATGTGCTCAAGGTGCTCAGCACGGACTCCTCCGGGCAGACCGGTGTGCGGTTGATCCCGTTTACGGTGCGCAACGGCCCCGCGATTGATATCGAAGGCTTGAGTGCCAACGAGACCGTGGACGGCGATGTGCCGCTCATGATCAATGCCTACAGCAAGGGAAACCAGAAAAGTTTTATCATCTACGGGAGCGAAAGCCCCCGGGGAATTCCCGCGTGGATGATCATCCTGATCATCTTTTTCCTCGGTTGGGCGGTGCACTACCTGGTGAGTTATCTCTCGATGCGGACCTGA